The Gemmatimonadota bacterium nucleotide sequence TGGCATCCAAAAAACCGGCCCGTGGTGCGTCTGTTCACCCTTTTCCGGGAACCAGACAACCACCGCGACAGTAAAACAGGGTAGATACGCCGTCAGCCTCGACGTGCCCCGGAGGAAAGACCATGATCGGGCTCTGGATGTGCAAATGCTTCTCTTTTTTGCAGGCCAGGCTGTCTCTGGACGGGTTGGTGGATTTGTGCGGTCTGCACGTCAACTCGTTGTCTCGCAAGATCCTGCTGCCCGTCTCTACCTCTCCGGTCATTCGCGTCGACAGCGATTCAAACACAAACCACGGGTTGCCAGATGTCATAAGCAGCAGCTGGCAGTCGAGATCTCCTCCGTGACCTCATGTCCGTAGTTCCTTCCTGTTCACTTTCACACAGCAACAAGGGAGCTACCCATGTCACGGTCAAACCTGGTTTCCTACTTTTTGGTTCCTTTACTCGCGGTCACGTTCGTGGTCGCCTGGATCGGATTCTCAGATTCCACGCCGTCACCGCAGGTGAAGCCGTCAACGGAGCTGTCGCAGCCGGCGCAGTATACGCAATCGGTACTGGCCACCTTCGACACGAAGTACCTGGTTCGGCCCGTGCACCACGGACCAAACCATCCTCCGATCGTTAACGACCCGGTCTATGATCGATATCGCATCGTCCAGTTCCCTGCTGGTCCCGGGACGGACTTGGAGTTCGAGGGGGATCCGGCGTCGGACTATGAGGAGGACGTTATTACCTACCGGTTCGGTATCGCGATTCCCGGCAGGCTGGGCATTCGATCCCCCGAGGAAGCGCTGCTCTGCGTCGATCGGTATGGCAGTCGATTCATCATCCGGCCACGGAGTTCCGTAACGCCGGCCGAGTTCGCGTCTGTATACGGGAACGTCGGTATCGTTCCCGTATTGCCGGCGGTCATCTACGCCAGTGACGGCAAATCGGAAAGCAAGCCGGTGCTATTAAACCTTACGCTGGTGTATGACGAATCCACCGGGCATTCGAAGCCCTCCGATTCTATGGGAGGATATTTCGAGGAAAACACCGAGCCCGCTGACCAACTTGAAAGGGTATCGGATTCGTTTGTCATAACGCTTGCCGATCTGGAAAAAGTTGCGGCTGAATCCCGGGTATGGCGGCTTGATCCGCCGTTACCTTACACCGGTATGGTCCGGACGCTTCAGACCACGAGATAGAAGGACGTCTCGAGGCGAAGCGTCGCCTCGCATCGTGAACCGGTCGTTCGCGGCCAGGCGTGGCCCCGTGGATGGCGCGGGGCCACGTTATCCCTGACTTCCACAGAGGGAAAGCAGCTAGATGCTGCCGACGACCTCGACGGTCGGCACCAGCGTCCGCTGTACCGAGGTCCATGTTTCTGCGTTGTTGGCGCACAGCAAACCACTTCGGTCATCCACCTGCGAATACTCGGTGCCGTCCAGCCTTCGCACGAAACCGCCCGCCTCCTGCGCGATCAGGACGCCGGGGGCGTGGTTACTTGCGTCTATCCCCGACACCCGGTAGCGTCGACGAACTGAAACACTTCTTCGAGCGGCTCCCCGAATACGTGGGCTATCCGGAACGCAACTTCAAGCGACGGCGAGTATTTGCCTCGCTCGATCGCATTGACCGTCTGCCGGGTGACACCGACCCGGTCGGCGAGTTGCTGCTGCGTCATCTCGCCTTGGCGGAACCGCAGGATCCGGATCTGGTTGCGGATGCTCATCCTCGATCTAGCCACGTTCAGATCCCCCGGCGGTAGTAGACGATCTGCAACACGTTCTTCGTCACCTCGGATACGAACAACGAGATGAGAAGCAAGTGAGCCACCCAGACGCTGCCAACTGAAAAGATCAGCGCCGTGATCGCGCCAATGACGCCGAGACCCAGGATCCACGACGACCCGCTTTCTGCGCGCCAGCCAATGAGCCGATCACGCTCGTCGACCTCGTCCGACCGGCTGGTGGCTGCCGCGACGATGTGTCCTACGATATTTACGGCCACGATGAAGACGACCGCCACGGCGAAGACCGGCACGAAGGGCGGCAAGGCACTGACACCGTTTGACAGCATGCGGCCGGCGACAATCATGTAGCCGCCCAGGCCGATGAAGTAACTGACGAATTCAACCCAGACACTCTTCTCTTCAAAGGACATGTTCATGGCGTCTCCCAATGCGGACGAAATGACTGATATACTTGACATGATGTAAAAAATAATAGACATCGACTGGTGTGTCAAGAATTTTTGACATCAGCTGTTGTCCGGTACCTAAAGTCGTAGCGGAGCCTTACGCGGAGCCTAACCGACTACCGATACTGACGGCACCAGCGTCCGCTGTACCGATTTCCACGTTTCCTGGTTGTTGGCACACAGCAGCCCCTTGCGATCATCCACAGGGGAGTACTCGGTGCCGTCCAGTCTTCGAACGAAGCCGCCCGCCTCCTGCGCGATCAGGACGCCCGGCGCGTGATCCCAGACCAGGGTGCGATAGAAGAACAGGAACTGCAATTCGTTCTTTGCGAAAGAAGGATAGTTATAGCCGGCGCACCGGGTGCGTTCTATGAATTGGAAGCTATCCTTCGCCGCTTCGGCGGTGGGTTTGAGCGCATCCGGGAGATACCACGTCATGGCCACGCCACGGGCACGATCCAGGGGCAGGGGCAATGGGTCGACGACCAGGCGCGTGGAATCGGCGTCCAGGCGCCCACCATCCTGAACGGCACCACCTCCCTGGAATGCGCCACCTCCCCTTTCTGCACTCGTCAGGACGCCATCTAAAGGGTTGAGAATCCACGCTCCTAACGTCGTGCCCGCCTGAATAAGGCAGACCATGATGGCGAACTTCGGCTCACCTGCCGCGAAGTACCGCGTGCCATCCAGGGGATCGATGACCCAGACAGGCGCGTCCGTTTGCAACATGTCCAACAGGTCGGGATCGTCATAAACGCTTTCCTCGCCCAGGACCAGCGCACCTTCGATCAACCGGGGTAGGTGAGATGCCAGGAAGGCCTCGCACCGGGTATCGGCCGACGTTGTCAAATCGCCAGCACTCTTCTCGGAAACGTCCTCCCGACCCAGGTTTCTCCAAAGCGGCATGACGATCTGATTGGCCGCCTCGCGAAGGAGGGCCTCGACCTGGGTGTGGGGGATGTTCATCGGGAGACCTTCGTCTTTCTATGCCAGCGGCCTTCCCCAGGCAACCCTGGTCTGCAGCTGGAAGTGGATAATCCCTTCGTCATCGGAAAAGTCTGCGAGGATCCGGGACAGTTCGGCGTCGAAGTCCCTGACTTTACTGTCGCCCATGTGTTCCCTGGACATGCTCTCTCTCGAATGAAAGGACGCGACGTAGTCGTCTACAGTCTGGGAGAAGCCAACCGGGACCGTCCTTCTGTCTCCGGCCAGGAGCAGATGGTTTCGATCCACAAGCACCTTAATCAAGTCGATCTGTTGATAATGACGATTGGTGGAATACTGTCGTATGAGTTCGCGCTCCGCGTCGCTCCAGGGCGCATTGAAGGGGCGGTCTCCCTCAATGATCGCAACGTTCCCGTCCGGTGTCAGCAACTCATGAAACTTCCGGAACACCACGCTCCAGTCCATCCAATGGATGCTCGCTCCGGCGGTTACCAGCGAGTAGCCCGGTTTTAGCTCAACCTCTTCGACTCGACCCAGAATCCAGTTGAGTTTCGGATGGCTGCCCTTATCCAGGGATCTGCCCACGCGGATCATCTCGCGCGAGAAGTCGACCGCGTCCACGCCCGCCACGTGGTCAACGAGCGATCTTGCTATCCTTCCCGTACCGCACCCAACGTCAAGGACGCTTCCTCCCGTCACTCCGGGCAACCCCAACAGTATCCTGAAGGTTTCATCCGGATAAGGAGGCCTGCCCTCATATGCTTCCGCCATGCTTCGATGCTTGAAGCGGGCGGCGTATGCGTCCTGGTATTGAGGCAGTCTGGGCGGACTGCGGTTCAATACTGGCTCCGTGGTGGGTACAGGTTTTGCGTCTCCCGTCGCGGTGTCGTTCGCGCGCCTTTTCCTATTGAAAAACAAATTCGAAAACGCTTTGCCAGGTCCCCATTTTCTCTCGGTCGGGATGCTCGAGACCATAGGCGTGGAAAAACGGGGAGATCCACTCTTCGCCCAGGTTTCTCTGTATCGTCCAGCTCGCGGACACGAAATCCAGGTACCGGTCGCCGACACCCGCGAAACCAAGGTCTATGAATCCGGTCAGTTCGCCGTCCTTGAACAGGACGTTGGGCAGGCAGTAATCGCCGTGTGTGAAGACCAGGTCTTCCTCTTCCGGAACGGCCTCCTTTATATCAGACAGTTTGTCGAGAAGAATGGTTCGGTGCTCGCCTTCCTTTAACTGGTCGTCCAGCGCACCGCTTTCGATCAACTCTTCCGCCCACTGAAAGAACCGCGACATGCGCCAATCCATGGGACAGGATCCGATATCCAGTGCGTGTACATCGCGCAGGCCCCGTGCGAACTCCTCCACGAGGCGCGCTGGATCGCCGGTCGCTTCCGGATGTATTCCCGATACGCCTTCCAACTGCGTCATGAGCAGGTACTGCGTATCGCCTTCCACGTGAAAACACCGGTACTCAGGCACAGGGAGTTTGTCCTGCAACCAGGTAAGGGCCACGGTCTCCGCCAGCAGGTCCAATTCCTGTGGTCTCAGCCGGATGTCCCTCGTCTTCAGGATCAGACCGCTCTTCAGCGGATGCGTGTAGAGGAATACGTCGGAGCAGGATTCGGTCCGGAGGTTTCGGCCGTCGGAAGAATAGCCCCTCAGGCGGGACTGGACGGGTTCGGGAAGGCGATCAGAAGCGGACGGATGGGAACGCATGGTTTACTCATTAAATCGATAGCAACCGGCATCAGCAGCTTCAGCAGGATACTGTACCGCCTGGGTTCGGGGCGTCAACCAAACCACGAGCGCAGTGCGGTAGACACTTCACGCACATCGGCCACTGTCGCATCGGGAATATCATCCGGTGTGCGAGGTTCCATGATACTGTAACGCCCCCACCGAATCCAGATGGTCTTCATGCCGATTCGCTTGGCCGGTATGATGTCGTTATCGAGCCGATCGCCGATCATGACCGATTCAGACGCTTGCGTGTCCGCATTTGCGAGAATGGTCTCAAAGAACCGTTGATCCGGCTTCATGATTCCAATACTCCCGGATATGTCGGTATGTGTGAACCAGCGCAATACACCGAATACATCCAGTGATTTCAGTACCGACGCAGGCGCATTTCCAGCAAGGCCAAGGGTGAAATCATTTGCCAACATCTCAAGCAGTCGATCCACACCGGGATAGAGTCGGCTTTCGATCTGCCTGATTTCATCATATTGCGAACGAATCTTGCGAGTTATGTCGTCATACAGACCTTTATCCGGATTCGCAAAATGCCACGTAATCGCATGCATTGCACTAGGCACGAATGACCTGGTCATCGCATCATCCAGCTGCCGGTATTCGTCCTGCGATATGGGAAAGCCAAAGTCCTCCAGGACGTTTCGGTGTACATCCATCAACGCGTCCATCTGTGATCCGGCGTCCAGAATGGTTTCACCGATGTCGAAGAACAACGTTGTAATCAACGGTAGACTTTCTCAGAATGGATCGCGCGTTTACATTGGGCCATGATACAAGTGATTGGCACGTTGGAGAGAAGCTTGCCCACAGGCTGGCGGTTCAGACCTTACTATATCCAAAACTACGCGATTACCGGATGATGTTCAAGGAAAGGGACGCGGAAAGAACCAAGAGGTGATTGCTGAATAAAAAGAGGTGTACGCCGGAACGCATGGAGAGAGCGATTGTATTTGATTTCGACCTGACGTTAGCAGATTCGACAAAAGGCGTGATAGAGTGTGTCAATTTCGCGCTGGATGGAATGGATCTGCCCCGGGCTGATGATGAGCGGATCAGGCATACCATCGGTTTGTCACTGAAGGCTACTTTTCAAAGCCTGACAGGACAAAAGCGGAATGAGGACGCCGACGTGTTCGTTAGCCGCTACGTCGAACGAGCTGACCAGATTATGGCCGATCTGACGGTGGTATATGACGGTGTTCAGGACACGACTGCTCAATTGATCGAAAACGGTTTCGAATTGGGGATCGTGTCGACCAAGTTCCGGTACAGAATAGAAGATATCCTCGAGAGAGAAGGGCTTTCAGATCGCTTCAGCATCATCGTAGGTGGAGAAGATGTAACGGAACACAAGCCGCATCCCGAAGGATTGCTAACTGCTGTGTCCAGCCTGCGTATGAAAACCGGCAATGTGTACTACGTAGGAGACAGCATGGTGGATGCGTTAACGGCCGAACGGGCCGGAGTACCCTTTATCGCCGTACTGACGGGTACTACGTGTGAAAGCGATTTTAATAAACTCCCCAACATTGCGATTCTCGACGACGTTTCAGCCTTGCCCCGTCTGTTCGATGCCCTGTGTAGTACCTCGTCTCGAAAGCGTCGAGCATCCGTATGTCCATTACAAGCAGTTACACCTTTTCGTCCGGCTATTCCGCCCTCCACTCCCCGTCGAAACCCGTGTAACCGTCGGTGAAGTGCTTGAGGCGATCGGGTAGCCGTTCGGCGAGGGCGGCGACGGAAGCGGGAAGGGGCCACGGCGCGTAGATGCGCCACGCTTTCGGGCGGAAACCGATGCCGCAGGAGTAGCGCCGCTCGCGGGTGGCCATATTGGCATGCCAGGTGAGCGAGGCGAAGCAGATCAGGTCGCCCGGGTCGGCGAGGACCGGGACGCAGCCGGGCACGGACATGGGGTCGTAGGGCGTGTCGGGCGTACCGCCCTCGGGGTACAGGCCGCTTCGTTCCGGTCCCATGACGAACCCGTCGGGGCCGTCCCACTCGAGATAGTGGGACTTTTCGATAACCGCGATACCGCTGCGATCCGGATGGCTCCCGTTGAGATAGAACCATGCACCGCTGGGGATGGGATAGCGGTTGAGGACGTCATTGGCCCGCTGCGGATTTTCGATATGTCCCCGGTGATCCTGGTGCCAGCGGCCCATGCCCTCGCCCGGCGTGCGCAGGATGGCCGCGGAACGATGCAGGCAGAGGTCGGCCGTGCCGTGGACGGTCCGAATGAACTGCATGTAGGCCGGGTTGTCCACCAGATCCCAGACGGGCTCGCTGTCCTCGGCGAAGGACATGTGGTACCGGTTGGAAGCCGGGGCCAGGTCGCCCTCCGGATCCAGGTGCCGGTCGATGGATTCCTTCAACGCTGCGACCATGTCCCGGTCGATCAGCTGTTGGATGACGCAGAACCCGTGTTCATCCAGGCAGGCCAGGGCCGCCTCCACGTCATCACGATGGAAATGATAGTTGTAATCGGGCATTTTCCGTTCCAGTTACGACGCTGTGACGATCTCCGCCAGGTCACCTTCCGGCCTCCTGCAGCAGCCGCTCTACCTCACCGGGGTGGTCCAAACCGGTGTACGGGCCGATCTCCGCAGCGGCCTGCTCGAAAGCCAGCGTTTCCGATTCGGATTTCGACCAAAGGGCCGCGAAGAATGAGACTCCCGCGGCCGTCGCGGCTTGCAGGTCATCGACGGAATCGCCGACGTAGACGGTATCGGAAGGTGAAGCGCTCAGGTTGCTTATCGCCTTCACGAGACCTTCGCTATCCGGTTTGGGTGCGGATACATCGTCATCGAAGACCAGTGTATCGAATGCGCCCAACCGGGTGTGTTCGCGTGTGATCTCCCAGGCGCCCCGGCTCTTGCCTGAAACGATCCCCAATTTGATGCCTTGGCTTCGCAACGATTTCAGCAGTCCTTCAACGCCGGGATAAACGCCATCGAAGTACCTGGCGTGCAGTCCGCGGTAGTTTTCCAGGAATCGCTGGTGGGCGCCTTCAACCTCATCCGGAGGATAGAAATGGGCCATAAGGCGCGGTTCGGAATTCAGGCGGAGCGCCAGTACTTCCTCCAGGGACAACAGGTCGTGTCCGGTCGCCTGCAGCGTCTGGACGACCGCCCGAATATACAGATTCAACGTGTCTATCAGCGTACCATCCAGATCGAAGAGGACACATCGGGTCATTTCGCGGGAGAGGGCCTTTCCGCGATGTCTTCCGACTTCACCCTTTGCAGCAACTGCGACAACTCCCGGACGAGATCGGGATGGTCGCCGTACCGGTTTACCCGTTCCGAAATGTCCTTATCGAGATCGAAGAGTTCGCCGGGGAAGTCGTGGGCGGTATAGCCCCGCTCCTCCTTGAACCAGTCGGGTTCGCGGTTGTCGTCTCCGTCCGGGGCATCGATGAAGACCCAGTTGCCTCTGCGGATGGCGAAGGTTCCGTGGCAGCTGTGGTGAATGGCGAAATCCCGCACCGGATCACTGGTCTCCCCCTGCAACAGCGGAAGCATGCTCACGCTGTCCTCGCCTTCGTCCTCCCCGAGATCGACGTCGGTCAGGTCGGCACAGGTCGCCATGAAGTCGCCCAGGGTGGTGAGCTGGTCGCAGACCGCGCCGGCGGGTACAACACCCGGCCACCGGGCAAGGAAGGGGACCCGATGTCCGCCTTCCCAGACGTCGCGCTTGACGCCGCGTAGGTCCCCCATGCTGTAATGACCGTGGCGGCGCGCGTGTTCGTAGCTCCCGCCGTCCGCGGCCGAGGCGCATTCCGGTCCGTTGTCGCTGGTGAAGATCAGCAGCGTGTCGTCGGCGATTCCGCGGCGCTCCAGGGCAGCCATGATCTGGCCCACCACCCAGTCCACCTCGCAGACGAAGTCGCCGTAAAGCCCCGAGCCGCTCCGTCCAATGAACGGCGCGTTGGGCACGATGGGCGTGTGGGGCGACGTGAGCGGGAAGTAGAGGAAGAACGGATCGGGTCCGGAAGATTCGATGTAATTGACCGCGCGGCGTATGAAAGCGGGGATCATCTCCTCGAGCGACCAGCCCGGTTTCATGATGCCGGGCCATCCGAACATCTCGTCGGGCTTAGGTACCGTCGGCTCCCCGGCGAGCCGGTCCTGCTCGAACCAGGTGTAGGGCGGGAAATTCGGCACATCCACGCCGAAGTACGTGTCGAATCCACAGTCAACCGGTCCCCCGCGCATGGGCGCGTTGAAATCGACCTGCCGTTCCCGCTCCTCCCGCAGTTCCCGGTCCAGCCTGCCCACCGCGGTACCCTCGTGCGCGGGCTTCCCGTCCAGTGTGGCCCATTCCCAACCGAGGTGCCATTTCCCGATGCACGCGGTGCGGTAGCCCTGCTCGCGAAGCAATTCCGCCGCGGTGAGGCGGCCGGGCTCGATCAGGGGCGGATCGTAGGGCCATAGGACGCTGTTCTGCAGGGGCGTGCGCCAGCAGTAGCGGCCGGTCAGCAGGGCATACCGGCTCGGTGTGCACACGCTCGAAGGAGCATGGGCGTCGGTGAAGCGCATGCCTCCCTCGGCGAGCAGGTCCAGGTGGGGCGTCGGGATCTTCGAATCGGGGTTGTTGCACCCCATGTCGCCGTATCCCATGTCGTCGGCGAGGATGTAGATGATATTGGGCGTGGAATTGGGCATAGTTACGTTCTGGCGGTTAACCTGTTGGTCTCGAGACCGCCGACTGAAATGGCAGTAGCGGACACGGGTGTAAACGTTGACGGGGACACTGACGAAGATGTTGGTGGATTCATCCTGTACCTAATATGCCAATCGTTTAAGTTAATGACAAGTTGCATGGTCG carries:
- a CDS encoding helix-turn-helix transcriptional regulator, translated to MSIRNQIRILRFRQGEMTQQQLADRVGVTRQTVNAIERGKYSPSLEVAFRIAHVFGEPLEEVFQFVDATGCRG
- a CDS encoding arylsulfatase, whose translation is MPNSTPNIIYILADDMGYGDMGCNNPDSKIPTPHLDLLAEGGMRFTDAHAPSSVCTPSRYALLTGRYCWRTPLQNSVLWPYDPPLIEPGRLTAAELLREQGYRTACIGKWHLGWEWATLDGKPAHEGTAVGRLDRELREERERQVDFNAPMRGGPVDCGFDTYFGVDVPNFPPYTWFEQDRLAGEPTVPKPDEMFGWPGIMKPGWSLEEMIPAFIRRAVNYIESSGPDPFFLYFPLTSPHTPIVPNAPFIGRSGSGLYGDFVCEVDWVVGQIMAALERRGIADDTLLIFTSDNGPECASAADGGSYEHARRHGHYSMGDLRGVKRDVWEGGHRVPFLARWPGVVPAGAVCDQLTTLGDFMATCADLTDVDLGEDEGEDSVSMLPLLQGETSDPVRDFAIHHSCHGTFAIRRGNWVFIDAPDGDDNREPDWFKEERGYTAHDFPGELFDLDKDISERVNRYGDHPDLVRELSQLLQRVKSEDIAERPSPAK
- a CDS encoding phytanoyl-CoA dioxygenase family protein, which encodes MPDYNYHFHRDDVEAALACLDEHGFCVIQQLIDRDMVAALKESIDRHLDPEGDLAPASNRYHMSFAEDSEPVWDLVDNPAYMQFIRTVHGTADLCLHRSAAILRTPGEGMGRWHQDHRGHIENPQRANDVLNRYPIPSGAWFYLNGSHPDRSGIAVIEKSHYLEWDGPDGFVMGPERSGLYPEGGTPDTPYDPMSVPGCVPVLADPGDLICFASLTWHANMATRERRYSCGIGFRPKAWRIYAPWPLPASVAALAERLPDRLKHFTDGYTGFDGEWRAE
- a CDS encoding inositol monophosphatase; this translates as MNIPHTQVEALLREAANQIVMPLWRNLGREDVSEKSAGDLTTSADTRCEAFLASHLPRLIEGALVLGEESVYDDPDLLDMLQTDAPVWVIDPLDGTRYFAAGEPKFAIMVCLIQAGTTLGAWILNPLDGVLTSAERGGGAFQGGGAVQDGGRLDADSTRLVVDPLPLPLDRARGVAMTWYLPDALKPTAEAAKDSFQFIERTRCAGYNYPSFAKNELQFLFFYRTLVWDHAPGVLIAQEAGGFVRRLDGTEYSPVDDRKGLLCANNQETWKSVQRTLVPSVSVVG
- a CDS encoding class I SAM-dependent methyltransferase translates to MVSSIPTERKWGPGKAFSNLFFNRKRRANDTATGDAKPVPTTEPVLNRSPPRLPQYQDAYAARFKHRSMAEAYEGRPPYPDETFRILLGLPGVTGGSVLDVGCGTGRIARSLVDHVAGVDAVDFSREMIRVGRSLDKGSHPKLNWILGRVEEVELKPGYSLVTAGASIHWMDWSVVFRKFHELLTPDGNVAIIEGDRPFNAPWSDAERELIRQYSTNRHYQQIDLIKVLVDRNHLLLAGDRRTVPVGFSQTVDDYVASFHSRESMSREHMGDSKVRDFDAELSRILADFSDDEGIIHFQLQTRVAWGRPLA
- a CDS encoding aminoglycoside 3'-phosphotransferase, giving the protein MRSHPSASDRLPEPVQSRLRGYSSDGRNLRTESCSDVFLYTHPLKSGLILKTRDIRLRPQELDLLAETVALTWLQDKLPVPEYRCFHVEGDTQYLLMTQLEGVSGIHPEATGDPARLVEEFARGLRDVHALDIGSCPMDWRMSRFFQWAEELIESGALDDQLKEGEHRTILLDKLSDIKEAVPEEEDLVFTHGDYCLPNVLFKDGELTGFIDLGFAGVGDRYLDFVSASWTIQRNLGEEWISPFFHAYGLEHPDREKMGTWQSVFEFVFQ
- a CDS encoding HAD family hydrolase, whose amino-acid sequence is MFFDIGETILDAGSQMDALMDVHRNVLEDFGFPISQDEYRQLDDAMTRSFVPSAMHAITWHFANPDKGLYDDITRKIRSQYDEIRQIESRLYPGVDRLLEMLANDFTLGLAGNAPASVLKSLDVFGVLRWFTHTDISGSIGIMKPDQRFFETILANADTQASESVMIGDRLDNDIIPAKRIGMKTIWIRWGRYSIMEPRTPDDIPDATVADVREVSTALRSWFG
- a CDS encoding HAD family hydrolase, with protein sequence MERAIVFDFDLTLADSTKGVIECVNFALDGMDLPRADDERIRHTIGLSLKATFQSLTGQKRNEDADVFVSRYVERADQIMADLTVVYDGVQDTTAQLIENGFELGIVSTKFRYRIEDILEREGLSDRFSIIVGGEDVTEHKPHPEGLLTAVSSLRMKTGNVYYVGDSMVDALTAERAGVPFIAVLTGTTCESDFNKLPNIAILDDVSALPRLFDALCSTSSRKRRASVCPLQAVTPFRPAIPPSTPRRNPCNRR
- a CDS encoding HAD family hydrolase, encoding MTRCVLFDLDGTLIDTLNLYIRAVVQTLQATGHDLLSLEEVLALRLNSEPRLMAHFYPPDEVEGAHQRFLENYRGLHARYFDGVYPGVEGLLKSLRSQGIKLGIVSGKSRGAWEITREHTRLGAFDTLVFDDDVSAPKPDSEGLVKAISNLSASPSDTVYVGDSVDDLQAATAAGVSFFAALWSKSESETLAFEQAAAEIGPYTGLDHPGEVERLLQEAGR